One Weissella coleopterorum DNA segment encodes these proteins:
- a CDS encoding helix-turn-helix domain-containing protein, with product MTKYTNKFKELVVRECLENSKTLSQIARNFNIPSQKTLRTWINQWRDPGTFERSVYQYYSADFKITVLQYTETHTYIEAVSEFGLNTNSIISRWRN from the coding sequence ATGACAAAGTATACAAATAAATTCAAGGAGTTAGTCGTTAGGGAATGTCTTGAAAATTCTAAGACACTATCTCAAATTGCACGAAATTTCAATATACCATCGCAAAAAACGCTGCGTACATGGATTAATCAATGGCGCGATCCTGGAACTTTTGAAAGGTCAGTTTATCAATACTATTCAGCTGATTTTAAAATTACTGTGTTGCAATATACTGAAACGCACACCTATATAGAGGCTGTGTCTGAATTTGGTTTAAATACGAATTCGATTATTTCTCGTTGGCGAAACTAA